GTCTATGGGCAAGGGGCCCCCTGCAGAGTGCGAGACAGCGTCTCGCTGGAAATTTTCTGTTCTAGGGTTCCTATTGTCAGTTAGAAAACTGAACATAAAACTCGTTTCACCAATGGAAGCATTGAAGGAAGAGACGCGCATGTTCACTATGAAAAGATGCCTGTGGAGATGAAAAGTCATCTCCAAAGGGTGTGATTTCCTCTTTAAATAGAAGACTTGTTTTCATTCAAAACACATCTCTCAACtttctctgttttctttcttacaagcatcatcagtatcaaaaccagtgtgttcttggttggatcaaggtcgtacaagctttgaatccaacaactgttgtggggcttcaagtatcctgacggcgatattcattgacctgtttgtactcgccaattcaattgggaaagggtcgaataattgtcgaaaagaatctttcattagagccttgaaccctaatacaacattcttttcttcaccctgtGTTAGTGTCTATTTTCCAACATTAAAGAGAGTCCGTTTTCGGATCTACAAGCATGTCTCTGAAAAGacaaacggaaaatgggtcgtttgtccaaatatttttaaaacatggttcaaatggaggagtaaaaattattatgggtgaaattgacacaaaaaaatagcaaggatgaaactggattcatcatgacttaaacttaaaaaatagcaaggatgaaagtggatgcatcctgatgtaaattaaaaataaaaaaaagtatttgaaaatgggtaggatgaaagtgtttacatcctagctatttttacatatttttccatttaaacagtatcaaaatctaaatatccttttcacccagaaattgttgattttggtctttttaaccaattttgtgaaaaaacaaaatcaaaataatagaaatcaaaaccaatttaaGTAGTATATTCTGTATTCTTCACCCGAGcaagtatgatttttttttttttttttgatggtgaGCAAGTATGATTCACGTGAACAAATTCTCATCCCGCTTAGCCAAACATGATCTCAAAGACGCATACAAGTGATAAGTGAGTGTTGACTCAAACCTCTACCTATGTTTGAAGTCGGTGCAGGTTCGGGGGACAATTATCATTTTCCGGATGCCTAATGCTCGTATTTTTGGGGTTTATATAAGTATCCGGTAATTAAACAAactatttcttttctttgtttgtgATATCGCATTAAACAaaagaaattcttttttttttttttctttaaggtGCTTTTTTCAGTGGGAGTAAGTGGGAGGGATCACGTGAGTAAGTTTCCGTTTCATTTCAACTTCTACTATAAATATGTGCTCATTATCCTTTTCCTATTGAGCCACTAAATTTCTCTATATAGCTAGTGACCGACCCCTAGTTGTGTCTCGTTTCTCATTTGGTCAAAAACACTCAAAACCCATCACTACTTCCACTCAAAGAGAGAAAATGGAACCACCAAGAACTCAAGGGATGAATATATCTGCTGCAGGAGAAGATGAACAAGACAAGATCATCAACGAATGGTATTACTATAACTCATTACCCTTTTGATTTCGATTATACCATGTCCATTTGCTTATAACTCTGTGAAgtttatcttcttttctttctttgaacGATTATATgtgatttttatgtttgttttgttCTTGTGATGCAGTTGTTCATGCTGTTATGATTGCACAGATAGTTGCTTTGATTTCTTATGCTGTTATCTCTGCTAGAATTTGAAATCTTTCTTCTCTCTTTCAATTTCTGTAGTTTGTTCAATGGGAAAACCACTGTAACTTTCTTCTGTATTTTTCTCTCTGAAATTAAAGAGCTTCTTATGGAAAAAATACTGTAAAAGATTTTGCATTTTTCACCTTCCTTAATTTATTCTTGTTTGGGACTTTGTAAACGTAGGTGAAGAAGACTTACTATATAATTATGATTGTGTATTTGTGTGTGTCGACTCCATAATTTGAAGAGAAGACGCTGTTTTGAGTTCATGTTAGATCTTCACCTTCTTTACCTACGTTACAGCTTACCAGTAGAAGTGGGTTTACAGAATCAATTAAAGATTAAGAATCAAGGGAAATGCATTAATTCAGATTCCAATACGTGTCGAGTTGTGGTTGGTTATTTTCTTCCAGCCGTTTAGTCAAACTTATGGTCTTCACCAGTCACAGTCTACCACCTGTAAATGAACAGTACTGTACAGTCAACTTTTGTTGGCAGAGTCCTCTGTGAAATCCATATAAACTAAAGAAAGAAACAGCAGAAAAAACAAAAGGACCAGAAGATAATCAAGAAcagaacaaaaattcaaaaaaaaaaaaaagggaatttGGATCAACTATAATGGGGAGGTTATATTTGTACAATCTTAAACACCACAAAATTTATATTTCTAGTTTTACATTTCTTTGCTTGCTAATATGGTTCTTGCTAGCCTGCCAGTTGCATTTGCACCTGCACCTGCACCTAATGCATGTCAAAATGCAACATAAATgtattttctctcttcttccaTGTTCCACAAATTTATAGCTCATTCAATCCTGCATTACAtaggaacaaaaataaaaatgttgccAAGACAGGAAGCTTTGATATTTGGATATTTTGATCAGAAAACGAAATTTATAAGCATTAGGAAATGAAGCAGCATTGAAGGATTATATACAGATACCTCGTCATCAGCTTTATCATCATGTTCCTTCCTAAGGCGTGTCCGACCACCTTCTCTCTCGAAAGGTAATTTCATGGGTCCAAATAcagtatcaacatcaatatttccCTTGATTGAATATCCAGTTCCTCTTCCTCTAATCATCTCCCACATTGCAGACCCAAAATCCTTTGGTCTAAATAAAATTGGAACCTCAACAATCCCCTGcgctttcttttctatttttgcagaTTTTGATAAACGAGCACCTCCAATATTTGTGCCGCCGATCCATACTTCATATTCCAATACGTTTAAGCACAAATCAAAATCATTCTTGTTATCCAATTTGATGTGCAAAGTTGCACTTGTTTCGTCAAATGCAAACTTGCCAAACCTAATCTTCGCCAATTCAACTTCTGGCTTATAAGGTACAGGTATTTCTCCAGTCTTCTCCATGGGCAGTGTGATTCTTCCTATAACGGGTACATCTACAATGAGCTCAACATGAACTTTGTAAGGAATTATACTGCCGGGGTTAATGTCGTCATAGGTGCTCTTGATGTCGTCGTAAATTATAGTTAATGGGATTTGAATTGTTTCTGATCCATGGGAATGAATAGTACCCTTGTCAGGGATTAAGCCTGAAACAAGCTTTCGACCTTCACTCTCAATTAGGTAGTTTATATCAACTAGAGGTATCGGATTTGGGTTTGTGATGAGGACTTCAACACGGAGCTCCGCTCTTTTTGAATCGATTGAATCGATGTGTATCGCTTTTACATCGGCTGTTGGCTTACCAAATCCGaccttttcttcaattttttctccAACATCGTGTATGAAACCCTTCACTTTACCTAAAAACCCCGGtttgtgttcttcattttcttctccttctgcgtGTTTGGGCTTATCCAGCGTCATGGCTCCGAAACCTAGgataaaatcaaaagaaaattgccaAAACTAAGTTTTACCGCAATTTCTTGCTCAAAAATAAAGAATTGTTACCAACATAGATCTGACCTTGAAAGAACAATATAGAAACAAACCCCTCGCCGACGGGCAACGACGATTGATAATGTAAACAAAAGAGAAGATTTTTTTCGAAGAGATGCTAGGAGATGAAAATAAACAGCAGTGGAAATTTATGTTGCATTCTAAAATTTAACCCTTGAAAGTAGCCGTTATAATGCGGCCCAAGTTCATAACGAACTTTTGAATAGACAATTGCGCTCCGCCTATTATTTGATTTCTTTATCCACTGTATATTAGTGCAACTTTATCCCGCGTCTCAAACTTAAGATAATTCAAACTTGAGCATCTGGTACTGTGCCGTGCTGGCTAAATGGTACCGTGCCGTGCTGGCGAAATTGCAGAAGACAACTGACTAGGCTAGGTTAATAAGCCGGTTACATTGAGCAGGGTAAAAAAGCTTCATACTTCATGTCAACGCTGAATGGTGACTTGATTTTGCATTTTATCAACTCAAATAatattgtaattttttttcaGTTTTAAAGTTTTTGGTAAAGTACTTAACCACGATTTAAATTAGTCTTCGGAGTTCAGATAATAATCTCTCTAattctttttcaattttaaagTCTTTGGTAAAGTACTTAACCACGATTTATGTTAGTCTTCAGAGTTCAGATAACAATCTGTCATTTATGGAATCGTAATAAATGTACAAATAAGAAAGATCGATATTGTATATTTTTTAAAGCAAGTCTCATTGTCGTACATATATATGCACAATGTCTCTTTCCcgaaaatcaaaatctttatTCCTTTAGCTGTCTGACTAAATTGGTTAGGATCACTATTTAATCCAGTGAATTCTTGAAATATTTCTCGTATATCTTTAAGGGTCTTCTTTTATATACCCCTAAAAAGCACTATTGATACCCCAAGGTAGTTGAAAAAACGGTTAAAAATTAGTTAGTAGAAAATTTGATAAAAACTTGATTTCTTTTTATAAACCTACCCCTTCCCTTTAATAATAACCGTGAGGATATGCAGAAATTACAAACCCTAAATCTAGTCGGGGAAATTAGGTTAAGGCccgacccatggataacccataatatgaggcccttaattaaaagaagtttaaatcaaGGCCtcgagttattaaaagacatccatgctcttttatatattgtcaagtcccaaattaaataaaatttaaatttaagcccaaaattattaaatataGGCCCAATattattaaagtatagtgtgaatgtgtaaacagaagttacacatgcatatggcatgtgtatacagaagttacacatccttatgtcatgtgtaatgcaaagttacacatcattaaaatagacatcaaaaagaacgcatacaaaaattacatgtattactttaatattcatttataataatttcttagcatgtgtaactagaagttacacacgcttcTGTCtattgtaattgagagttacatatgcatctatctagtgtaattgagagttacacatgcatctgatttgtgtattcagcgtcaactccaattccagcgagacTATTATCACATTTAAGCAATTAGCCGTTATGAAattatctgaaacctgaaatataacaacaagcaatcagtgtttataatattaaaatgaacagtacatacaacaatgtGGTTTCATCTACACGAATCACATTCTATCATAGGGAGATGTGAAATCAAGTAATTAAAAACCAGAGCTTAAAAAACAACTTCGCTGCAAGAattcaaattttttgcaaactCAAAACAAGTGCTCATCAAACacaccaaagtataagcatatgcAACAGATACACATCCACATAGCATGTGTAACTCACAATTACACATTCAATTAGCTTGTGTAACTGGTATGCGTAATTTTTTGGTTACAAGGTTTGTTcatttagcatgtgtaattaAAAGATACtcatgcatctatctagtgtaattcagagttacacatgcatcctacttgtgtaagtaggagttacacaagcatataacatgtgtaactagaaattacacatgcatCCTACTTGTGTAATGTGAATAAATGC
This is a stretch of genomic DNA from Papaver somniferum cultivar HN1 chromosome 1, ASM357369v1, whole genome shotgun sequence. It encodes these proteins:
- the LOC113294033 gene encoding uncharacterized protein LOC113294033 gives rise to the protein MTLDKPKHAEGEENEEHKPGFLGKVKGFIHDVGEKIEEKVGFGKPTADVKAIHIDSIDSKRAELRVEVLITNPNPIPLVDINYLIESEGRKLVSGLIPDKGTIHSHGSETIQIPLTIIYDDIKSTYDDINPGSIIPYKVHVELIVDVPVIGRITLPMEKTGEIPVPYKPEVELAKIRFGKFAFDETSATLHIKLDNKNDFDLCLNVLEYEVWIGGTNIGGARLSKSAKIEKKAQGIVEVPILFRPKDFGSAMWEMIRGRGTGYSIKGNIDVDTVFGPMKLPFEREGGRTRLRKEHDDKADDED